From one Prochlorococcus marinus str. MIT 0912 genomic stretch:
- a CDS encoding ferredoxin, with protein sequence MTFDPRAAFETRSIEYQPSSDIYDPNVAYEAANNEDFELSGRDPVLGGKLREKAVWVDERKCIGCTYCSSVATNTFAMEPEQGRARAFRQDGDSDELIQEAIDTCPVDCIDWVSFEDLIKLEEVLRNHNFRNLGLPPVT encoded by the coding sequence TTGACTTTTGACCCTAGAGCTGCTTTTGAAACTAGGTCTATTGAATATCAGCCTTCAAGTGATATTTATGATCCAAATGTTGCATATGAAGCCGCTAACAATGAAGACTTCGAGCTTAGTGGTAGAGACCCAGTCCTTGGAGGAAAGTTACGGGAAAAAGCCGTTTGGGTTGATGAAAGGAAATGCATTGGCTGTACATATTGCAGTTCAGTTGCTACTAATACTTTCGCAATGGAGCCTGAACAAGGTAGAGCAAGAGCGTTTAGACAAGATGGAGATAGTGATGAATTAATACAAGAAGCTATAGATACCTGCCCTGTTGATTGCATAGATTGGGTTTCTTTTGAAGACTTAATTAAATTGGAAGAAGTCTTAAGAAATCATAACTTTAGGAATTTAGGTTTACCCCCGGTTACTTGA
- a CDS encoding sodium:solute symporter family protein produces MTFIDWFILFFYLLSSLALGIYISLKNHNEADYFVAGRRLTGLLAGMSMAATTFSIDTPLYVAGIIGTRGLAGNWEWWSFGLAHVAMTVIFAPLWRRSGVLTDAAFTELRYGGKPAAYLRGIKAFILSVPINCIGIGYAFLAMRKVAESLGVVDGHIVFGPFTDTIILMVLVALFLLVYTVLGGLLAVVVNDFVQLILALLGALAVCFVVLDASGGMTDLLIKLEALDRPELLSLFPWTLNKDGFNWLDRSGISITTFFAFISLQWWSFRRSDGGGEFIQRLLATKDEKQATLAGIVFLIVNYLIRSWLWILVGLAGLVLLPQQTDWELSYPKLAVTYLPPVGLGLVVVSLVAAFMSTVSTSINWGASYLAHDLYKRFVRPSAGPREMILMGQVASIFLLLIGVVTALFGNSIGSMFRLVIAIGTGPGAVLVLRWFWWRVNALAELSAMLSGFFIGLITSVSPYFTIEDFGKRLLFTTLFTAVVWLLTLFFSQPESEETLNKFVMQVNPPGPGWNKIRKSLNINPVDNFSVLGYRFILGSGILYGGLISIGAFLLHQERNAWIALSIAVSCVFLMKKTKLITQKVDPR; encoded by the coding sequence ATGACATTTATTGATTGGTTTATTTTATTTTTTTATTTATTATCTTCTCTGGCATTAGGAATTTATATCTCTCTAAAGAATCATAATGAAGCCGATTATTTTGTTGCTGGTCGTCGTCTAACTGGTTTGCTTGCAGGAATGTCCATGGCTGCCACAACGTTCTCGATTGATACCCCTCTTTATGTGGCCGGAATTATTGGGACTAGAGGCTTGGCTGGAAATTGGGAGTGGTGGAGTTTTGGACTTGCACATGTTGCTATGACAGTTATATTCGCTCCACTTTGGCGGCGTAGTGGGGTATTGACGGATGCAGCCTTTACTGAGTTACGTTATGGGGGTAAACCAGCAGCTTATTTAAGAGGTATAAAAGCTTTCATACTTTCTGTCCCAATCAATTGTATTGGGATTGGGTATGCATTCTTGGCAATGCGTAAGGTCGCTGAATCATTAGGTGTCGTGGATGGTCATATTGTGTTTGGCCCCTTTACTGACACGATAATTTTAATGGTTTTAGTTGCTTTGTTTTTGCTTGTTTACACTGTACTAGGCGGTCTTTTGGCCGTGGTAGTTAATGATTTTGTACAACTTATATTGGCTCTTTTAGGCGCGCTTGCGGTTTGCTTTGTAGTGCTTGATGCTTCAGGTGGTATGACGGATTTATTAATAAAGTTAGAGGCATTAGATAGACCTGAGCTTCTTTCTTTATTCCCATGGACATTAAATAAAGATGGTTTCAATTGGTTGGATCGTTCAGGAATAAGTATTACTACTTTTTTCGCTTTTATTTCTTTGCAGTGGTGGAGTTTTAGACGCAGTGATGGTGGTGGAGAATTTATTCAGCGTTTATTGGCTACTAAAGATGAAAAACAAGCAACTTTGGCAGGAATAGTGTTTTTAATTGTTAATTATCTTATTCGTAGTTGGCTTTGGATTTTAGTTGGCCTGGCTGGTTTAGTTCTTTTACCTCAACAAACTGACTGGGAATTAAGTTATCCAAAGCTCGCTGTTACATATTTGCCACCCGTTGGACTTGGATTAGTGGTGGTTTCATTGGTTGCAGCATTTATGAGTACCGTAAGTACTTCAATTAATTGGGGAGCAAGTTATCTTGCGCATGATCTGTATAAAAGATTTGTTAGGCCATCGGCTGGACCTAGAGAAATGATACTCATGGGCCAAGTTGCAAGTATTTTCTTGCTGCTAATTGGAGTCGTTACGGCTCTATTTGGTAACAGTATTGGTTCAATGTTTAGACTTGTTATTGCAATAGGTACAGGACCAGGTGCTGTACTTGTGCTTCGGTGGTTTTGGTGGCGAGTTAATGCTCTAGCGGAACTTTCCGCAATGCTGAGTGGTTTTTTTATTGGCTTAATAACATCAGTTTCTCCATATTTTACAATTGAGGATTTTGGAAAAAGACTCTTATTTACTACTTTATTTACAGCTGTGGTTTGGTTGCTTACTTTATTTTTTTCTCAGCCAGAGTCTGAGGAGACACTCAATAAATTTGTGATGCAGGTGAACCCTCCAGGTCCTGGTTGGAACAAAATAAGGAAAAGTCTGAATATCAATCCAGTTGATAATTTTTCAGTTCTTGGATATCGCTTCATTTTAGGCTCAGGAATTCTCTATGGGGGTTTAATTAGTATTGGGGCTTTCTTATTACATCAAGAAAGGAACGCTTGGATTGCCCTTTCAATTGCTGTGAGTTGTGTTTTTTTAATGAAGAAAACAAAACTAATAACTCAAAAAGTTGACCCACGATAG
- a CDS encoding DNA-directed RNA polymerase subunit beta' — translation MTSSSPKTRKSSAKSKAKRGSKAKKAAAIKAVQRLSKTPPPFRNKVVDKKGLKNLVAWAFKHHGTAATAAMADNLKDLGFRYATQAAVSISVDDLKVPEAKQDLLGQAEELITATEECYRLGEITEVERHTKVIDTWTETNERLVDAVKKNFNQNDPLNSVWMMANSGARGNMSQVRQLVGMRGLMANPQGEIIDLPIRTNFREGLTVTEYVISSYGARKGLVDTALRTADSGYLTRRLVDVAQDVIVREEDCGTTRSILISAEDGKFGNRLVGRLTSEQVVNADQEVLAERDTPIDPQLSKKFEQSNIQGIRVRSPLTCEATRSVCRKCYGWALAHNQLVDLGEAVGIVAAQSIGEPGTQLTMRTFHTGGVSTAETGVVRSTISGKVEFGSKARVRGYRTPHGVEAQQAEVDFSLSIVPLSGGKPQTIDIPIGSLLFVDNDQSIATDVTVAQIASGTVQKSVEKATKDVICDLAGQVRYETIIQPREVTDRQGNITLKAQRLGRLWVLAGDVYNLPPNAMPVVSGNVSVKEGQVLAEASQASEFGGEVRLRDSIGDSREVQIVTTSMTLNDFKLLEESTHSGEIWHLEAKDNTRYRLNTIPGSKIGNNEVIAELADDRFKTETGGLVKYAPGLTIKKARSAKNGYEVSKGGTLLWIPQETHEINKDISLLMIKDRQWIEAGTEVVKDIFSQTAGIVTVTQKNDILREIIVRSGTFKLCKESKALDRFEGEGQIVNPGETIAKGIKTDSMVMVQSVETPEGKGLLLRPVEEFTIPDQAQLPELEHVKQPKGPSLGIKASQRLAFKDGELIKSVEGIELLKTQLMLETFDTTPQMTVDVEVIQDLNSKNTDRLKLVILESILVRRDTTSDSSHGSTHTELQIENAQNVSAGDVVATTQILCKEEGIVQLPDAIEGDPVRRLIVERDEDTITIDSKGANLLKVGQRVVDGDFVSKDQPIGACGEIENIDGKKVKLRLGRPYMVSPDSVLHVRDGDLVQRGDGLALLVFERQKTGDIVQGLPRIEELLEARRPRDSAILCKKSGTVDIKKGDDDDSVVVSIIEENDAISEYPILLGRNVMVRNSQQVVAGEFLTDGPVNPHELLECFFTDLRDKKPLMDAAQEAIAKLQHRMVSEVQNVYKSQGVAIDDKHIEVIVRQMTSKVRIEDAGDTTFLPGELIELRQVEDTNQAISITGGAPSEFTPVLLGITKASLNTDSFISAASFQETTRVLTEAAIEGKSDWLRGLKENVIIGRLIPAGTGFSGFVEELNAEAGPHPDILAEDPAGYRRIQNLRPDYTVDMPSSPVAKNTSVLDDPSEEDLEATRSRHGIDPTTSNFAAFARPIGDDESPEDQMPDPAALEGLQEEGLLSDE, via the coding sequence ATGACTTCTTCCTCTCCTAAAACTCGTAAATCCTCTGCTAAATCAAAAGCAAAAAGAGGCTCTAAAGCAAAAAAAGCAGCAGCGATAAAAGCTGTTCAAAGACTTTCTAAAACTCCTCCACCTTTTAGAAATAAAGTAGTTGATAAGAAAGGTTTGAAAAATTTAGTTGCATGGGCATTTAAGCATCATGGAACTGCTGCAACTGCTGCTATGGCAGATAATTTGAAGGACCTTGGTTTCAGATATGCAACCCAAGCGGCAGTATCAATATCTGTTGATGATTTAAAAGTTCCAGAGGCTAAACAAGATTTACTTGGTCAGGCAGAAGAATTAATAACTGCTACAGAAGAATGCTATAGATTGGGTGAAATTACTGAGGTTGAAAGGCATACGAAAGTTATAGACACTTGGACAGAAACAAATGAAAGATTAGTTGATGCAGTTAAAAAGAATTTCAATCAAAACGATCCGTTGAACTCAGTATGGATGATGGCTAATTCAGGAGCCAGAGGAAATATGTCTCAGGTTCGTCAGCTTGTTGGAATGAGAGGATTAATGGCTAATCCTCAAGGGGAGATCATTGACTTACCAATACGAACTAATTTTAGAGAGGGACTCACGGTAACTGAGTATGTTATTTCCTCATATGGAGCTCGTAAAGGTCTTGTTGACACCGCTTTAAGAACTGCTGACTCTGGTTATTTAACTAGACGTTTGGTTGATGTCGCTCAAGATGTAATTGTTAGAGAAGAGGATTGTGGCACTACAAGATCAATTTTAATAAGTGCTGAGGATGGTAAGTTTGGTAATAGACTTGTTGGACGATTAACATCCGAACAAGTAGTTAATGCCGATCAGGAAGTTTTAGCTGAAAGAGATACTCCAATTGATCCTCAGCTATCTAAGAAATTTGAACAATCAAATATTCAAGGTATCAGAGTTAGATCTCCTCTTACATGTGAGGCTACTAGGTCGGTTTGTCGAAAATGTTATGGTTGGGCGCTAGCGCATAACCAACTCGTTGATTTAGGGGAAGCAGTGGGTATCGTTGCCGCTCAATCTATTGGAGAGCCAGGTACGCAATTAACCATGAGGACTTTCCATACCGGCGGAGTTTCAACCGCAGAGACTGGTGTTGTTCGCTCTACTATTTCAGGAAAAGTTGAGTTTGGTTCAAAGGCACGAGTAAGAGGTTATAGAACACCACATGGTGTTGAGGCTCAGCAAGCAGAAGTTGATTTTAGCCTTAGTATTGTTCCGTTAAGTGGTGGAAAACCTCAAACAATCGATATACCTATTGGCTCTCTACTTTTTGTAGACAATGATCAAAGTATTGCTACAGATGTAACTGTTGCTCAGATTGCAAGTGGAACTGTACAAAAAAGTGTTGAAAAAGCAACTAAAGATGTCATCTGTGATTTAGCTGGTCAAGTTAGGTATGAAACAATTATCCAACCCAGAGAGGTAACAGATAGACAAGGAAATATAACTCTTAAAGCTCAACGACTTGGTCGACTATGGGTACTAGCAGGAGACGTATATAATTTACCTCCTAATGCTATGCCAGTCGTTTCTGGCAATGTATCTGTAAAGGAGGGACAAGTTTTAGCTGAAGCAAGTCAGGCAAGTGAGTTTGGAGGTGAAGTAAGACTCAGAGACTCTATTGGTGATTCTAGAGAAGTTCAAATAGTTACAACTTCGATGACTTTAAATGATTTTAAATTACTTGAAGAATCTACTCACTCAGGCGAAATATGGCATCTTGAAGCTAAAGATAATACACGTTATAGATTAAATACTATTCCTGGAAGTAAAATTGGGAATAACGAGGTAATAGCTGAATTAGCAGATGATCGTTTTAAAACAGAAACAGGTGGACTTGTTAAATACGCCCCGGGATTGACAATTAAGAAAGCTCGTTCTGCAAAGAATGGTTATGAGGTTAGTAAAGGCGGAACTCTATTATGGATCCCTCAAGAAACGCATGAAATCAATAAGGATATTTCATTGTTAATGATTAAAGATCGCCAATGGATAGAGGCAGGGACAGAAGTTGTTAAAGATATTTTCAGTCAAACTGCAGGAATTGTTACTGTTACTCAAAAAAATGATATTCTTAGAGAAATCATAGTTAGAAGCGGCACTTTCAAGCTTTGTAAAGAAAGTAAAGCGCTTGATAGGTTTGAAGGTGAGGGGCAAATAGTTAACCCTGGAGAAACTATTGCAAAAGGGATTAAGACTGATTCAATGGTAATGGTTCAATCAGTTGAAACACCAGAAGGGAAAGGCCTCTTATTAAGACCTGTAGAGGAATTCACAATTCCTGACCAAGCACAGTTGCCGGAATTAGAGCATGTTAAGCAGCCTAAAGGTCCATCACTAGGAATAAAAGCTTCTCAAAGACTTGCTTTTAAAGATGGCGAGCTTATTAAATCTGTTGAAGGTATTGAGTTGCTTAAAACTCAACTGATGCTTGAGACGTTCGATACGACACCACAAATGACAGTAGACGTGGAAGTCATACAAGACTTGAATTCAAAGAATACTGATAGATTGAAATTAGTTATTCTTGAAAGTATTTTAGTCAGAAGAGATACAACATCTGATTCCAGTCATGGCTCAACACATACTGAATTGCAGATAGAAAATGCTCAAAATGTTTCTGCTGGGGACGTTGTGGCTACAACGCAGATCTTATGTAAGGAAGAAGGTATTGTTCAACTCCCAGACGCTATCGAAGGAGATCCAGTTCGTCGACTTATCGTTGAAAGGGATGAAGATACAATAACAATTGACTCCAAAGGAGCTAATCTTTTGAAAGTTGGACAAAGAGTAGTAGATGGAGACTTTGTTTCTAAAGATCAACCAATTGGTGCTTGTGGTGAAATAGAAAATATTGATGGAAAAAAAGTTAAGTTGCGGCTTGGTAGACCTTACATGGTTTCTCCAGATTCAGTCCTTCACGTTCGTGATGGGGATCTAGTGCAAAGAGGAGATGGCTTGGCTTTGTTGGTTTTTGAAAGACAAAAAACAGGAGATATTGTTCAAGGTTTACCAAGGATTGAAGAATTACTCGAAGCTCGTAGACCCAGGGATTCAGCTATTTTGTGTAAAAAGTCTGGTACAGTAGACATTAAAAAAGGAGATGACGATGACTCGGTAGTTGTATCTATTATTGAGGAAAATGATGCGATTTCTGAATATCCAATTTTATTAGGCCGTAATGTAATGGTTAGAAATAGCCAACAAGTTGTGGCTGGTGAATTCTTGACCGATGGTCCAGTAAACCCACATGAACTTTTGGAATGTTTCTTTACGGATTTGCGTGATAAAAAGCCCCTAATGGATGCAGCTCAAGAGGCCATAGCCAAGCTTCAGCATAGGATGGTAAGTGAAGTTCAAAATGTTTATAAATCTCAGGGAGTAGCCATAGATGATAAACATATAGAGGTAATAGTTCGACAGATGACTAGTAAAGTGAGAATAGAAGATGCTGGGGATACAACATTCCTACCAGGAGAATTGATAGAACTCAGGCAAGTTGAAGATACTAATCAGGCTATATCCATCACTGGAGGTGCTCCCTCAGAGTTCACTCCTGTTTTACTAGGTATTACAAAGGCATCACTTAATACTGATAGCTTCATATCAGCTGCTTCATTCCAAGAAACAACTCGAGTTCTTACCGAAGCGGCTATTGAAGGTAAGTCTGATTGGCTACGTGGACTTAAAGAAAATGTAATTATTGGTCGCCTGATTCCTGCCGGTACAGGTTTTAGTGGCTTTGTTGAAGAGTTAAATGCTGAAGCAGGACCTCATCCAGATATTCTTGCCGAAGATCCGGCTGGTTATAGAAGGATTCAAAATCTTAGACCTGACTATACTGTTGACATGCCTTCTTCCCCAGTGGCTAAGAATACTTCTGTTTTGGATGATCCAAGTGAAGAGGATTTAGAGGCAACTAGAAGTAGACATGGAATCGATCCAACTACAAGTAATTTTGCAGCTTTTGCTCGACCAATCGGTGATGATGAATCACCTGAAGACCAAATGCCAGACCCTGCTGCTTTAGAGGGTTTGCAAGAAGAGGGCTTACTTTCAGATGAATAA
- a CDS encoding HEAT repeat domain-containing protein — protein MNDENQKLSEEGLANLAIDPDLLARELAAQLAGDPLDEIELDKIDGDQGNSSKECDLALKWLQSGNNERLQGLRVFCEHRDPRALPLLLPLLEEPSPVVRMSAVYALGRNTCPKAIDLLLHLLRFDSNAYVRKATAWSLGNYPNAPVLEPLINALKQDVAAVRLWASSSLAEVGLNSVESSPPAANQLLESLQVDGEPIVRSNCIWSLGRLYGLLSTEIQMQIVDTFISVLLNDREPSVRYEARTALEQLDNGEVQKKLKSLIDDGQLV, from the coding sequence ATGAATGATGAAAATCAAAAATTAAGTGAAGAAGGGTTGGCTAATTTGGCTATAGACCCAGATCTTTTAGCGAGAGAATTAGCTGCTCAATTGGCAGGAGATCCTTTAGATGAAATTGAATTAGATAAAATTGATGGTGATCAAGGGAATTCATCAAAAGAATGTGATCTTGCGCTGAAATGGCTTCAATCCGGAAATAATGAGAGACTTCAGGGTTTAAGAGTCTTTTGCGAACATAGGGATCCAAGAGCTCTCCCACTCTTATTACCTTTACTTGAAGAACCTTCTCCTGTAGTCAGGATGAGTGCTGTTTATGCTTTAGGTAGAAATACTTGTCCAAAAGCTATAGATCTTCTTTTGCATTTATTGAGGTTTGATAGTAACGCTTATGTGCGAAAAGCTACTGCATGGAGTCTCGGAAATTACCCTAATGCACCCGTTCTAGAACCTCTGATTAATGCATTAAAGCAAGATGTGGCTGCGGTGAGATTGTGGGCATCAAGCTCTTTAGCAGAGGTTGGACTAAATTCAGTAGAGAGCTCTCCCCCAGCCGCGAATCAATTACTTGAAAGTTTGCAAGTAGATGGTGAACCAATAGTTAGAAGTAACTGTATATGGTCGCTAGGCCGCCTTTATGGACTTTTGAGTACGGAAATCCAAATGCAAATAGTAGATACTTTTATTTCTGTTTTATTAAATGATAGAGAGCCTTCTGTGAGATATGAAGCAAGGACAGCTTTGGAGCAATTGGATAATGGAGAGGTACAAAAAAAATTAAAATCATTAATTGATGATGGTCAATTGGTTTAA
- the rlmN gene encoding 23S rRNA (adenine(2503)-C(2))-methyltransferase RlmN: MTKLSKSSSNLSLLGLSSEDLEEFALQEGEKAFRGRQIHEWIYQKGAKSVDSITVLPKRWRDSLENKGIKIGRLDEINRVVSEDETLKLLMGTIDGEIIETVGIPTDKRLTVCVSSQIGCPMGCKFCATGKGGLNRSLNVNEIVDQVISVGETMNRRPTHVVFMGMGEPLLNIRNVLDSIECLTNDIGIGQRRITVSTVGIPDTLPNLAKSAQERLGRVKFTLAVSLHAPNQTLRESIIPSASSYPIDSLLEDCKKYIEFTGRRVSFEYILLGGLNDKDIHAEQLADLMRGFQSHVNLIAYNPIAEENFKRPSQSRVNGFRELLEYNGVAVSVRASRGRDKDAACGQLRRQTIDKIKIN, from the coding sequence GTGACAAAACTTTCTAAATCATCAAGTAATTTATCCCTGCTTGGCTTAAGTTCCGAAGATCTTGAAGAATTTGCTCTACAGGAAGGTGAAAAAGCTTTTCGAGGTAGGCAAATTCACGAATGGATTTATCAAAAAGGAGCTAAAAGTGTAGACTCAATAACTGTTCTTCCAAAGCGATGGAGAGATTCATTAGAAAATAAAGGAATCAAGATTGGAAGACTTGATGAAATTAATAGAGTTGTATCTGAGGATGAGACATTAAAATTATTGATGGGGACTATTGATGGTGAGATTATAGAAACAGTAGGAATACCAACTGATAAAAGACTTACTGTTTGTGTCTCAAGTCAAATAGGTTGTCCTATGGGTTGTAAATTTTGTGCGACTGGTAAGGGTGGGCTTAATAGATCTCTTAATGTGAATGAAATAGTTGATCAGGTGATTAGTGTTGGAGAAACAATGAATAGGAGGCCTACCCATGTCGTCTTTATGGGCATGGGCGAGCCACTTCTAAATATTCGTAATGTTTTAGACTCTATTGAATGTCTCACGAATGATATTGGCATTGGTCAAAGAAGGATAACTGTTAGCACTGTTGGTATACCAGATACACTACCCAATTTAGCAAAATCAGCTCAAGAGCGTTTGGGAAGAGTGAAATTCACTCTTGCGGTTAGTCTTCATGCACCTAATCAGACGTTGCGTGAATCAATTATTCCATCAGCGAGTTCTTATCCAATCGATTCATTACTCGAAGACTGTAAAAAATATATAGAATTCACTGGTAGACGTGTAAGCTTTGAATATATCCTTCTTGGTGGTTTGAATGACAAAGATATTCATGCAGAGCAGTTGGCTGATTTGATGAGAGGCTTCCAGAGTCATGTTAATTTAATAGCCTATAACCCAATTGCTGAAGAGAACTTTAAACGACCAAGCCAATCCAGAGTTAATGGCTTTAGAGAATTATTAGAATATAATGGAGTTGCTGTAAGCGTTCGTGCAAGTAGAGGTAGAGATAAAGATGCGGCTTGTGGACAATTAAGAAGGCAAACAATTGATAAAATAAAAATCAATTAA
- a CDS encoding high light inducible protein → MIDPPVVPKRKLPRYGFHTHTERVNGRWAMIGFIALVLLEFKLGHGLMNW, encoded by the coding sequence ATGATTGATCCTCCTGTAGTGCCCAAGCGTAAGTTACCTCGCTATGGCTTTCATACACACACTGAACGAGTTAACGGTAGATGGGCAATGATTGGCTTTATTGCATTAGTGCTTTTGGAATTTAAATTGGGACATGGCTTAATGAATTGGTGA
- a CDS encoding DUF2997 domain-containing protein: MPQRTLRFKIRQDGRVEETVEGLVGEACIDLTEKLEDALGTVERRELTSDTFLRENVQNQTIPAEIH, translated from the coding sequence ATGCCACAACGCACATTGCGATTTAAAATCCGACAAGATGGACGGGTGGAAGAAACCGTTGAAGGTCTTGTTGGTGAAGCATGTATTGATTTAACTGAGAAGCTTGAGGATGCCTTAGGCACCGTTGAAAGGAGAGAGCTAACCTCTGATACCTTTCTTCGCGAAAACGTTCAAAACCAGACTATTCCTGCAGAAATCCACTGA
- a CDS encoding DUF1257 domain-containing protein, producing MSHFSTVKTQLRKKEFLKQALIDLGYVPNEGENLVRGYRGQTVKAQMTVEMSKGADIGFRWNEGSKSYELVTDLDLWKQSIPIERFLAQVTQRYALNTVLDSTSQEGFQVSEQKQNLDGSIELVVTRWDS from the coding sequence ATGTCACATTTCAGCACAGTTAAAACTCAACTTCGTAAGAAAGAGTTCCTTAAACAGGCTCTAATAGACTTAGGCTATGTCCCCAACGAAGGTGAAAATCTAGTTAGAGGTTATAGAGGTCAAACTGTAAAAGCTCAAATGACTGTTGAGATGAGTAAAGGAGCAGACATTGGTTTTCGTTGGAATGAAGGCTCAAAATCATATGAACTTGTAACTGACCTTGATCTCTGGAAACAATCAATACCAATTGAGAGATTTTTAGCTCAAGTCACTCAACGTTATGCTTTAAACACTGTTCTTGATTCAACTTCTCAAGAAGGATTTCAAGTATCTGAGCAAAAACAAAATTTAGATGGGTCAATTGAATTAGTAGTTACTCGTTGGGATTCCTAA
- a CDS encoding DNA-directed RNA polymerase subunit gamma, whose amino-acid sequence MTNSNLRTENHFDYVKIKLASPERVMEWGQRTLPNGQVVGEVTKPETINYRTLKPEMDGLFCEKIFGPSKDWECHCGKYKRVRHRGIVCERCGVEVTESRVRRHRMGFIKLAAPVSHVWYLKGIPSYVAILLDMPLRDVEQIVYFNCYVVLDIGDSKDLKYKQLLTEDEWLEIEDEIYAEDSTIENEPIVGIGAEALKQLLEDLNLKEVAEQLREEIATSKGQKRAKLIKRLRVIDNFIATSASPEWMVLDAIPVIPPDLRPMVQLDGGRFATSDLNDLYRRVINRNNRLARLQEILAPEIIVRNEKRMLQEAVDALIDNGRRGRTVVGANNRPLKSLSDIIEGKQGRFRQNLLGKRVDYSGRSVIVVGPKLKMHQCGLPKEMAIELFQPFVIHRLIRQNIVNNIKAAKKLIQKADDEVMQVLQEVIDGHPILLNRAPTLHRLGIQAFEPKLVAGRAIQLHPLVCPAFNADFDGDQMAVHVPLAIEAQTEARMLMLASNNILSPATGDPIVTPSQDMVLGSYYLTAIQPQANQPKFGDYAHTYASLEDVLQALEDKRIDLHDWVWVRFSGEIEDDDELQEPRKSETLKDGTRIEEWTYRRDRLDEDGSLISRYILTTVGRVVMNHTIIDAVAATS is encoded by the coding sequence ATGACTAATAGCAATCTACGTACGGAAAATCATTTTGATTATGTCAAAATAAAACTAGCCTCGCCTGAAAGGGTAATGGAATGGGGCCAAAGAACTTTACCCAACGGTCAGGTAGTAGGGGAAGTAACCAAGCCTGAAACAATAAATTATCGAACACTTAAGCCTGAGATGGACGGATTGTTTTGTGAAAAGATTTTTGGTCCATCAAAGGATTGGGAATGTCATTGTGGGAAATATAAGAGAGTTAGACATCGTGGAATTGTTTGTGAAAGGTGTGGTGTTGAAGTAACAGAAAGCCGTGTAAGGAGACATAGAATGGGATTTATTAAATTAGCTGCTCCCGTATCGCATGTTTGGTATTTAAAAGGTATTCCTAGCTATGTAGCTATTTTGTTAGACATGCCTCTTAGAGATGTCGAACAAATTGTTTACTTTAATTGTTATGTGGTTTTAGATATTGGAGATAGTAAAGATCTAAAATATAAACAGCTATTAACAGAAGATGAATGGCTTGAGATTGAAGACGAGATTTATGCTGAGGATTCAACTATCGAGAATGAACCAATTGTTGGTATAGGTGCAGAGGCCTTAAAACAATTACTTGAAGATTTAAATTTAAAAGAAGTTGCTGAGCAATTGCGTGAAGAAATTGCAACAAGCAAAGGTCAAAAAAGGGCTAAGCTTATCAAAAGATTAAGGGTGATAGATAATTTTATTGCTACTAGTGCAAGTCCCGAATGGATGGTTTTAGATGCGATACCTGTTATACCTCCTGATCTGAGGCCTATGGTGCAATTAGATGGGGGTAGATTTGCTACCTCAGATTTAAATGACTTATATAGAAGAGTAATTAATAGGAATAACCGTCTTGCCCGTCTTCAGGAAATATTGGCTCCAGAGATAATAGTCAGGAATGAAAAAAGGATGCTGCAAGAGGCTGTAGACGCACTTATTGATAACGGTAGAAGAGGAAGAACTGTTGTTGGCGCAAATAATCGCCCCTTGAAATCATTGAGCGATATTATTGAGGGTAAGCAAGGTAGGTTTAGGCAGAACTTGCTTGGGAAAAGAGTTGATTATTCAGGTCGTTCAGTAATTGTTGTTGGCCCCAAGTTGAAAATGCATCAATGTGGATTGCCAAAGGAAATGGCAATAGAGCTTTTTCAGCCTTTTGTAATTCATAGATTGATTCGTCAGAATATTGTCAATAACATCAAAGCAGCAAAGAAATTGATACAGAAAGCTGACGATGAAGTCATGCAGGTTTTACAGGAAGTTATAGATGGTCATCCTATTCTTCTCAACCGTGCTCCTACTTTGCACCGACTAGGTATTCAAGCTTTTGAGCCTAAATTAGTTGCTGGACGAGCTATACAGTTACATCCCTTAGTCTGTCCAGCATTTAACGCTGATTTTGATGGAGATCAAATGGCTGTTCATGTACCTTTAGCGATTGAAGCGCAAACAGAGGCAAGGATGTTAATGCTTGCTAGTAACAATATTCTTTCACCTGCAACTGGCGATCCAATTGTAACCCCATCTCAAGATATGGTTTTAGGCTCTTACTATCTAACCGCAATTCAGCCTCAAGCCAATCAACCTAAATTCGGAGATTATGCACACACGTATGCTTCACTTGAAGACGTTTTACAGGCTCTTGAAGATAAAAGAATAGATTTACACGATTGGGTTTGGGTTAGATTCTCTGGCGAAATAGAGGATGACGATGAACTTCAAGAACCGCGTAAGTCTGAGACTTTGAAAGACGGTACTCGTATCGAGGAATGGACCTATCGACGTGACAGATTAGATGAAGATGGAAGTTTAATTAGCCGCTACATCTTGACGACAGTTGGACGGGTCGTAATGAATCACACGATTATTGATGCTGTGGCAGCCACCTCATAA